The Paenibacillus sp. MBLB1832 genome has a window encoding:
- a CDS encoding MraY family glycosyltransferase: MYGLYAIGFIAACVMALLLTPLVKKFAFLVGAVDAPNHRKVHTRIMPRLGGLAIFLAFVGAYFVVSPALDAVNSDAAFGLLIGGFVIVVTGALDDRFQLSPKWKLLGQLIAACIVVSFGLKIDLVNIPFGETNLPIGWLSIPITIIWIVGVSNAINLIDGLDGLSAGVSGIATTTILVLALMMGNVTVILLCVILLGSISGFMFFNFHPAKIFMGDSGALFLGFALATLSILGFKQAAVVSLLIPIMILGVPLSDTFFAMLRRYVNKLPISAPDKSHLHHCLLQMGFSHRTSVLIIYGIASVFGGCAVVCSVFISQDSTWGLIMIIVALFLVMLVGAEAIGIISKSRKPVLNFLQRLVGKQVQSDRLGK, translated from the coding sequence ATGTATGGATTATATGCGATAGGGTTTATTGCTGCGTGCGTTATGGCGCTGTTGCTAACACCCCTGGTCAAAAAATTTGCCTTCTTGGTAGGCGCAGTTGATGCCCCAAACCATCGGAAGGTACATACGCGAATTATGCCGCGTTTAGGAGGATTAGCGATTTTCCTTGCGTTCGTCGGAGCTTATTTCGTCGTCTCTCCAGCACTTGATGCCGTGAACTCAGATGCTGCTTTTGGACTTCTGATCGGAGGCTTTGTGATTGTGGTCACAGGGGCTCTGGATGATCGCTTTCAACTTTCCCCCAAATGGAAACTGCTAGGTCAACTCATTGCTGCCTGCATCGTCGTTTCTTTTGGTCTTAAGATCGATTTGGTCAACATCCCATTCGGAGAAACGAACCTGCCGATCGGCTGGTTAAGTATCCCGATTACGATAATTTGGATCGTCGGCGTATCCAACGCTATTAACTTGATTGACGGCCTGGACGGCTTGTCCGCTGGAGTTTCTGGTATCGCGACAACAACCATTCTTGTTCTAGCCCTTATGATGGGCAACGTAACCGTCATTCTACTCTGTGTGATTTTGCTAGGAAGTATCTCGGGCTTTATGTTCTTTAACTTCCATCCAGCCAAAATCTTCATGGGCGACTCCGGCGCCTTATTCCTAGGCTTCGCCCTTGCTACACTGTCCATTTTAGGCTTTAAGCAAGCAGCGGTTGTGTCCCTTTTGATTCCGATTATGATTCTTGGCGTACCGCTATCCGATACTTTCTTCGCGATGCTGCGCCGGTATGTGAATAAACTGCCGATTTCGGCACCTGATAAAAGCCACTTGCACCACTGCTTATTACAAATGGGTTTCTCCCATCGTACAAGCGTCCTGATCATCTACGGAATCGCTTCAGTGTTCGGTGGTTGTGCGGTTGTCTGCTCCGTCTTTATCTCACAAGACTCGACATGGGGTCTTATCATGATTATCGTCGCCCTGTTCCTCGTCATGCTCGTTGGCGCGGAGGCCATTGGGATCATTAGCAAAAGCCGCAAGCCTGTACTCAACTTCTTGCAACGTCTAGTAGGGAAGCAAGTGCAAAGTGATCGTTTAGGGAAGTAG
- the fabZ gene encoding 3-hydroxyacyl-ACP dehydratase FabZ, translating into MLDINQIQEIIPHRPPFLLVDRILEVEEGVRAVGIKNVTINEPFFAGHFPGYPVMPGVLIIEALAQVGAVAVLSMPDYKGKIGLFAGADAIRWRQQVVPGDTLLLEMTITRVKGTIVKGQAVAKVGDKVVVEGELMFALANK; encoded by the coding sequence ATGCTAGATATCAATCAAATTCAAGAGATTATCCCGCACCGTCCGCCGTTTCTGTTGGTTGACCGCATTTTGGAAGTAGAAGAAGGGGTTAGAGCCGTAGGAATTAAGAATGTGACGATCAATGAGCCGTTCTTCGCAGGTCACTTCCCTGGATACCCTGTCATGCCAGGTGTGCTCATTATTGAAGCTTTGGCGCAAGTAGGCGCAGTTGCTGTGCTGTCTATGCCCGATTATAAAGGTAAAATCGGCTTATTCGCAGGGGCGGACGCCATCCGTTGGCGCCAGCAAGTGGTGCCAGGCGATACGCTGCTATTAGAAATGACCATCACCCGAGTGAAAGGCACCATTGTCAAAGGTCAAGCTGTGGCGAAAGTCGGAGACAAAGTGGTAGTCGAAGGTGAACTTATGTTTGCCCTTGCTAATAAATAA
- the csaB gene encoding polysaccharide pyruvyl transferase CsaB, which produces MGSAPILKIALSGYYGFDNSGDEAVLQSILFALQEQGQAEGVQIEPIVLSANPEKTTAMYGVKAYHRMKPGSLLQALRESDGLISGGGSLLQDATSSKTIPYYLAVIKIAQWLGKPTFIYSQGIGPVNRPMFYGWIRNVFKRCEVVSVRDVESAELLGRMRLPRERITVVPDPVMGLPLREAVVDVPGGGAAESAVRTIGVSVRFWNEDRSELEALARSLQLLLAARTDVRLRFLPFHLPSDEVASQFVIDRLGDHGGRSELVRGVTHPQDMLAQVAGCDLLIGMRLHSLIYAASQYVPMVGISYDPKIDQFLHRLGMKAAASTSSFDAKAFSEEALGLLDAREQWAAASRATIEELKAQAQLPAQRILSFYKSK; this is translated from the coding sequence ATGGGTTCAGCCCCAATTCTCAAAATAGCACTATCCGGCTACTACGGTTTCGATAATAGCGGGGATGAGGCGGTGCTGCAGTCGATTTTGTTCGCTTTGCAGGAGCAGGGTCAGGCCGAAGGCGTGCAGATTGAGCCGATCGTGCTTTCAGCTAATCCGGAGAAAACCACCGCCATGTATGGCGTGAAGGCCTACCACCGGATGAAACCAGGCTCACTGCTTCAGGCGCTGCGCGAATCCGACGGTCTGATCAGCGGCGGCGGCAGCTTGCTGCAGGATGCTACAAGCTCGAAGACGATCCCGTATTACTTGGCTGTTATCAAAATCGCACAATGGCTAGGTAAGCCAACGTTCATTTACTCGCAGGGCATCGGGCCGGTGAACCGTCCGATGTTCTATGGCTGGATCCGCAACGTGTTCAAGCGTTGCGAAGTGGTGTCGGTCCGCGACGTGGAGTCCGCGGAACTGCTAGGGCGGATGCGCCTCCCGCGGGAGCGCATCACGGTCGTGCCCGACCCGGTGATGGGCTTGCCCCTCCGGGAAGCGGTGGTGGACGTGCCTGGTGGCGGCGCGGCTGAAAGTGCGGTGCGGACGATTGGCGTGTCCGTCCGCTTCTGGAACGAGGACCGCTCCGAGCTGGAAGCTCTCGCGCGGTCCTTGCAGTTGCTGCTCGCAGCCCGCACGGATGTGCGGCTGCGGTTCTTGCCCTTCCACCTCCCCTCGGATGAGGTGGCGTCGCAGTTCGTGATCGACCGCTTGGGCGATCACGGCGGGCGGTCCGAGCTGGTGCGCGGTGTCACGCACCCGCAGGACATGCTTGCGCAGGTCGCGGGATGCGACCTGCTGATCGGGATGAGGCTGCATTCGTTGATTTATGCAGCCTCGCAGTACGTGCCTATGGTGGGGATCTCGTACGATCCGAAGATCGACCAGTTCCTCCATAGGCTTGGCATGAAAGCCGCCGCATCGACGAGTTCGTTCGATGCTAAAGCCTTTTCCGAGGAGGCACTGGGCCTCCTCGATGCTCGCGAGCAGTGGGCGGCGGCTTCGCGTGCCACCATTGAAGAGCTGAAGGCGCAGGCGCAGTTACCTGCGCAACGCATCCTTTCTTTTTATAAAAGCAAGTAG
- a CDS encoding phospho-sugar mutase: MTRVQTEYQLWLQDPAVDEQTKQELQAIAGDEKEIEDRFYKDLEFGTGGLRGVIGAGTNRINVYTVGRASQGLAQYVNGTGAANPAIVLAYDSRHMSPEFALEAALVFAGNGIKAYLFRTLHATPQLSFAVRYLGARAGVVVTASHNPPEYNGYKVYGADGGQLVPQFAEQVIDLVQSIDSFDKVKKLSQQEAEAQGLLVWLGEDVDQAYIQAVSAISQNPAIIKEISDDFRVVFTPLHGAGNVPVREVLQAVGFGQVRVVAEQELPDAQFSTLKSPNPEEREAFTLAIAQAKAWDADIIIGTDPDADRMGAVVKDPNGEYFVLTGNQSGAIIVNYLLSSMKERGTLPANGVVIKTIVTSEMGAAIANHYGISTLNTLTGFKYIGEKMTQYEQTGEHTFLFGYEESYGYLAGTYARDKDAVIASMLIAEAAAYYKKQGKTLYDVLQELYESFGYFLEKLESRTLKGKDGVEQIGRMMEAWRTNPPVEIGGTRVSSVEDYAQGIQGLPRENVLKFKMEDGSWFCLRPSGTEPKIKFYFAVQGSTGPEAAERINGIIQYVLHRVDGK, translated from the coding sequence ATGACGCGTGTACAAACAGAGTATCAGTTATGGCTCCAAGATCCGGCTGTCGACGAACAAACGAAGCAAGAACTTCAAGCAATTGCTGGGGATGAGAAAGAAATCGAGGATCGCTTTTATAAAGATCTTGAATTTGGGACAGGCGGTCTCCGTGGGGTCATTGGCGCTGGTACGAATCGTATCAACGTGTACACCGTGGGTCGCGCAAGCCAAGGCTTGGCGCAATATGTGAATGGTACAGGAGCAGCTAATCCTGCGATCGTCCTTGCGTATGATTCCCGTCATATGTCTCCTGAGTTCGCGTTGGAAGCCGCGCTTGTCTTCGCAGGCAATGGCATCAAAGCGTACCTGTTCAGGACGTTGCATGCGACGCCGCAGCTTTCTTTTGCCGTGAGATACTTAGGTGCGAGGGCAGGTGTTGTCGTGACGGCGAGTCACAATCCGCCAGAATACAACGGGTATAAAGTGTATGGCGCAGACGGCGGACAGCTCGTTCCCCAATTCGCGGAACAAGTGATTGACCTCGTGCAGAGCATCGATTCCTTTGATAAAGTGAAGAAGCTATCACAACAAGAAGCGGAAGCGCAAGGCCTGCTCGTTTGGCTGGGCGAAGACGTGGATCAGGCATACATACAGGCGGTTTCGGCGATCAGCCAAAATCCCGCGATCATTAAAGAAATCAGCGACGATTTCCGCGTCGTTTTCACGCCGCTTCATGGCGCAGGCAATGTGCCTGTTCGCGAGGTACTGCAAGCTGTAGGCTTCGGGCAAGTGCGCGTTGTAGCTGAGCAAGAGCTGCCAGATGCGCAGTTCTCCACCTTGAAGTCGCCAAACCCGGAAGAGCGTGAAGCCTTCACGCTGGCGATCGCGCAGGCGAAAGCGTGGGACGCCGATATCATTATCGGAACGGACCCCGATGCAGACCGAATGGGTGCGGTTGTGAAGGATCCGAATGGGGAGTACTTCGTACTGACGGGCAACCAATCAGGTGCGATTATTGTAAACTACCTGCTCTCAAGTATGAAAGAGCGTGGAACACTGCCGGCTAACGGCGTCGTAATCAAGACGATCGTAACAAGCGAGATGGGAGCTGCGATTGCGAACCATTACGGCATTTCGACGTTGAATACCTTAACAGGCTTTAAATATATTGGGGAAAAAATGACGCAGTACGAGCAAACCGGTGAGCACACATTCCTCTTTGGTTATGAAGAGAGCTATGGCTACTTGGCAGGCACCTATGCCCGTGATAAGGATGCGGTCATTGCTTCCATGCTCATCGCTGAAGCTGCGGCGTATTACAAGAAGCAAGGTAAGACTTTGTATGATGTCCTGCAGGAGTTGTACGAATCCTTCGGTTACTTTTTGGAAAAACTGGAATCAAGAACACTTAAAGGCAAAGACGGCGTGGAACAAATCGGCCGCATGATGGAAGCGTGGAGAACGAATCCTCCTGTGGAGATTGGCGGTACGCGTGTCTCCTCCGTGGAAGATTACGCGCAAGGCATTCAAGGCTTGCCACGTGAGAACGTGTTGAAGTTCAAGATGGAGGATGGCTCCTGGTTCTGCCTGCGTCCGTCTGGCACAGAGCCGAAAATTAAATTTTATTTCGCGGTACAAGGGTCAACAGGACCTGAGGCTGCAGAGCGAATCAACGGTATCATTCAATACGTACTTCATCGTGTAGACGGTAAGTAA
- a CDS encoding CDP-alcohol phosphatidyltransferase family protein, whose protein sequence is MNIPNMLTISRFVLIPVYLVLFFNGHIRTSFLILLAAGLTDILDGYIARTRKLITPMGIMLDPLADKCMMIAVIMSLLISEMIPWQAAAAMFIRDAGMIIGSAFFHFRGKLTVPANVMGKLTTVLYYFAILFIVFEFTFALTYLWYVIGVSFLTSFIYIFQFLLLNRGARASK, encoded by the coding sequence TTGAATATACCGAACATGCTCACGATCAGCAGGTTTGTACTAATCCCCGTGTACCTCGTTCTTTTTTTCAATGGCCATATTCGCACTTCCTTTCTTATACTACTCGCAGCTGGACTAACGGATATCTTAGATGGCTATATTGCAAGAACTCGCAAGTTGATTACGCCGATGGGGATTATGCTGGACCCGCTAGCGGACAAATGTATGATGATTGCCGTCATCATGTCCCTGCTCATCTCTGAGATGATTCCGTGGCAGGCCGCTGCCGCTATGTTTATCCGAGATGCAGGCATGATTATCGGCTCCGCCTTCTTCCATTTCAGGGGCAAACTAACGGTGCCCGCCAATGTGATGGGTAAGTTAACGACGGTACTCTACTATTTCGCCATCCTCTTTATCGTATTCGAATTCACGTTCGCACTCACGTATTTATGGTATGTCATCGGGGTTTCCTTCTTAACGTCATTTATTTATATTTTTCAGTTCCTTCTTCTCAATCGGGGGGCCAGAGCCAGTAAATAA
- a CDS encoding DUF5693 family protein, whose product MLWWFVIIGMLCSLPLAYARHQTETSANQVEFVFDYRDLLDIADVQTNPQQFVQTQLGQMKAAGIHSMAVYESTLAEFKESRRIEMYNSRDAATLTQTFGDPNENFTYVLFTDSQAQQKLEPLIQKTFADLQVSVKPWSFKNRNGLIIGMSMDDAAMKAMDPDPIALQTLKAQGFQIVVRLSNRRPFNTKEMDALLKQFHDLGVKRIIVDGNEVPGYTEENTEANLNKMADLLNKNGIGLAAIELLKEPQKGFSTLAKQTNYNVVRLHSFTEKDGEKLTEPLKKSELADRVQGVSDRLVLAVKDRNIRMVFMNARPVKSLDKGKVVDPLASYYESLKGKDGAIPRIQDVGFTLGTAEAFDVHTTGWQKIARLFVLLGALSLIVWMISFFLPELTIVFFVLGLLGLVALHTLSANLYAQGLALAAAISAPSVAVMLAIRSVRSGVAAKWKSGVAYGLWQLLKTSVISLFGAVYLVALLNHVTYSLVLQQFRGVGILHLLPIGIAGLYLLFFSENNTYTEKLAHVRRLLSSFISVLWIVIAGVGLAAVVYYLSRTGNEGQASTIEKMFRSFLENTLGVRPRTKEFLVAHPIFLLGAYLSVRYRHAVYLLFIGVIGQLSLVDTFAHLHTPLHISLIRISYGLVLGAIIGLVLIAAWEIITRSWKRWVQPQFSK is encoded by the coding sequence ATGTTATGGTGGTTCGTCATTATCGGCATGCTGTGTTCGTTGCCGCTGGCCTATGCCCGTCATCAGACGGAGACGTCAGCCAATCAGGTCGAATTCGTGTTCGACTATCGCGATTTGTTGGACATTGCCGATGTGCAAACGAACCCGCAGCAATTTGTGCAAACTCAATTAGGGCAGATGAAAGCCGCGGGTATTCACTCGATGGCCGTATATGAAAGCACCTTGGCTGAGTTCAAGGAAAGCCGCCGTATTGAAATGTACAACTCGCGCGATGCCGCGACACTGACACAAACATTTGGAGATCCGAATGAGAATTTTACGTATGTGTTGTTCACAGACAGTCAAGCGCAGCAGAAGCTGGAGCCGCTTATTCAGAAGACTTTTGCAGACCTGCAAGTCAGCGTGAAGCCGTGGAGCTTCAAGAACCGCAATGGACTCATCATTGGGATGAGTATGGATGACGCTGCCATGAAGGCGATGGATCCTGACCCGATTGCCCTGCAAACGTTGAAGGCGCAAGGCTTCCAAATCGTCGTACGTTTATCTAATCGCAGACCTTTCAATACGAAGGAAATGGATGCGTTGTTGAAGCAATTCCATGATCTTGGCGTGAAACGCATTATCGTGGACGGCAATGAGGTGCCAGGCTATACCGAAGAAAATACCGAAGCCAATTTGAACAAAATGGCGGATTTATTGAATAAAAACGGCATCGGACTTGCCGCGATTGAACTCTTGAAGGAGCCGCAAAAAGGCTTCAGCACACTAGCAAAACAGACTAATTACAATGTCGTGCGCCTGCACTCTTTTACAGAGAAAGATGGGGAGAAGCTGACAGAGCCGTTGAAAAAATCAGAGCTGGCTGACCGCGTTCAAGGTGTGTCGGATCGATTGGTCTTAGCGGTGAAGGACCGCAATATTCGGATGGTTTTCATGAATGCGCGTCCTGTGAAAAGCTTGGATAAAGGGAAAGTCGTGGATCCGCTCGCTTCCTACTATGAGAGCTTGAAAGGCAAAGACGGCGCGATCCCTCGTATTCAAGACGTTGGATTTACGCTTGGAACCGCAGAAGCATTTGACGTGCATACCACAGGTTGGCAGAAAATAGCTCGACTTTTCGTGCTGCTAGGCGCGCTAAGCTTGATTGTGTGGATGATTTCGTTCTTCTTGCCAGAACTAACAATTGTGTTTTTCGTGCTTGGTCTGCTGGGCTTGGTTGCCTTACATACGCTATCCGCGAATTTGTATGCACAAGGTCTTGCCTTGGCAGCTGCGATCAGTGCACCTAGCGTTGCGGTGATGCTAGCGATTCGCTCCGTACGCTCGGGTGTTGCTGCGAAATGGAAATCTGGCGTGGCTTACGGGCTCTGGCAGCTGCTGAAGACGTCTGTGATTTCACTTTTCGGCGCGGTGTATCTCGTCGCTTTACTGAATCATGTGACCTATTCGCTCGTGCTTCAACAGTTCCGCGGCGTCGGAATTCTTCATCTGCTGCCGATTGGGATTGCAGGGCTGTATCTCTTATTCTTTAGTGAGAATAATACGTATACGGAGAAGTTGGCTCATGTGCGTCGATTGCTTTCTTCCTTTATTAGCGTATTGTGGATCGTCATCGCAGGCGTAGGACTTGCCGCTGTCGTGTACTACTTGTCGCGTACAGGTAATGAGGGACAAGCATCTACTATTGAGAAAATGTTCCGTTCCTTCTTGGAAAATACGCTGGGCGTACGCCCGCGGACCAAAGAATTCTTGGTTGCACATCCGATTTTCTTACTAGGTGCTTACCTTTCCGTTCGCTATCGCCATGCGGTCTATCTGCTGTTCATCGGCGTGATTGGTCAGCTTTCCTTGGTGGACACGTTTGCCCATCTGCATACACCTCTGCACATTTCCTTGATCCGGATTAGCTACGGTCTTGTGCTGGGTGCGATTATCGGTCTTGTGCTCATCGCAGCGTGGGAAATCATCACAAGGAGTTGGAAACGATGGGTTCAGCCCCAATTCTCAAAATAG
- a CDS encoding WecB/TagA/CpsF family glycosyltransferase, whose protein sequence is MSSTSLTPESAAKTALQAIPKVRIYGVPISKMSMKQTVDYLAQVIEQRQPHQVITANPIMVMAAQDDPAYLSMMQRAELIVPDGTGVVWAANRVGQPVAERVPGFDLIHELMKVGEKKSWKVFLLGASPEVIQAAADKLRTTYPGVSLVGVRDGYFKDAQDAEVIQAIVDAAPDILLVGRAAANQEPWIGKYKSQLGVPVMMGVGGSFDVLSGKLKRAPVLFQKLRLEWFYRLLQEPWRYKRMLLLPQFALKVMRDKDKVTKS, encoded by the coding sequence ATGAGTTCGACGTCACTAACCCCAGAATCAGCGGCGAAGACCGCTTTGCAAGCAATACCCAAAGTACGCATCTACGGCGTACCGATCTCCAAAATGAGCATGAAACAAACCGTCGACTACCTCGCCCAGGTGATCGAACAAAGGCAACCGCATCAGGTCATTACCGCGAATCCGATTATGGTGATGGCCGCCCAGGATGATCCTGCTTATCTAAGCATGATGCAGCGCGCCGAACTGATTGTTCCCGATGGCACAGGTGTCGTCTGGGCGGCAAATCGCGTGGGGCAACCTGTTGCGGAGCGCGTGCCTGGCTTTGATTTGATTCATGAGCTCATGAAGGTAGGCGAGAAGAAGAGCTGGAAAGTGTTCCTGCTCGGCGCTTCTCCCGAAGTCATCCAAGCCGCGGCAGATAAACTGCGCACCACCTATCCAGGCGTCAGCTTGGTTGGTGTCAGAGACGGCTATTTTAAAGATGCGCAGGATGCCGAAGTCATTCAGGCTATCGTGGATGCCGCACCAGATATTCTGCTAGTCGGCAGAGCGGCTGCGAATCAAGAGCCTTGGATCGGCAAGTACAAGTCACAGCTTGGCGTTCCTGTTATGATGGGCGTCGGCGGAAGTTTCGACGTACTTTCGGGCAAGCTAAAACGAGCGCCAGTCTTATTTCAAAAACTACGCTTGGAATGGTTCTATCGACTGCTACAAGAGCCTTGGCGTTATAAGCGAATGCTGTTACTCCCGCAATTTGCCTTGAAAGTTATGCGAGACAAAGATAAAGTCACGAAATCATGA